GAAAGTGTTTATGTCAATTCATTGTCCAAAGAGTTGTTAAAGTATAGAATATTATCGGGATATGAAGCGCTTACGGGAGAGGGAATTAGGATAACAATAGACGATCCTGATAGGAATGTTTATTATGGAGATGCATCAAGTTATATAATTGATAACTATGATCATCTACTTCAATTGATAAGTGCATTGAATATAACCGGTGCAGAAGGTATTTCTATAAATGGACAGAGATATACAAGTTTTACTGAAATAATAAATATTGGTGGTAATCATTTAAATGTAAATGGAAAATCAATAAGCACACCTATCATAGTAGAGGCTATTGGGAATAAAGAAAACCTATACAGTGCTATGAATATGAAAGGTGGAGTTTTGTGGAATTTAGAGTATGCTGAGTGTAAAGTTGACATAATAAAAGATGACAATATTCAAATTCCAAAGTATAATAAGATTAGA
This region of Tissierellales bacterium genomic DNA includes:
- a CDS encoding DUF881 domain-containing protein, whose amino-acid sequence is MNKLKTNIALVIVCVVLGFALTIHFKNINDTLGDSKNPSIRSKELALELESLKKEREALQNEVLNLDAKVKKYESDASEESVYVNSLSKELLKYRILSGYEALTGEGIRITIDDPDRNVYYGDASSYIIDNYDHLLQLISALNITGAEGISINGQRYTSFTEIINIGGNHLNVNGKSISTPIIVEAIGNKENLYSAMNMKGGVLWNLEYAECKVDIIKDDNIQIPKYNKIREFEFATPINLGAN